A window of Microbispora hainanensis genomic DNA:
TCGCGTCCGGCGCGACCGTCGTGAACTCGGTCGTCGGCGTCGGCGCCCGCGTCGCCTCCGGCGCGGTGCTGCGCGAGGTCGTCGTCGGCGACGGCGCGCACATCGGCCCCGGCAACGAGCTCACCTCCGGCATGCGCGTCTGGCCCGGGGTGAACCTGCCCGAGTGCGCCGTCCGCTTCTCCAGCGACGTGTGACATGATCCCCGCGGCCTCCACCGGACGGCGAAGCGAGCGGCGCTGGCGCCCGTCCGCGCAGCTCGACGTCGCGTTGACGCTGTCGCCGCACCGGCGCGGGGGAGGCGACCCGGCCTGGCGGCGTACGCCGGACGGGGCGATCTGGCGCACCTCGCGCACCCCGGAAGGGCCCGGCACCCTGCGCGTGACGGCGAGCCGCGGCGAGGTCCACGCGCAGGCGTGGGGGCCGGGGGCGGGCTGGCTGCTGGAGACGCTGCCGTCGCTGCTCGGCGCCGAGGACGACATCGAGGGCTTCGCCGCCCTGCTCGCGCGGCTCACCCGCGCGGGCGACCCCCGGCAGGCCCGCGCCGCCGCGTTCGTCGCGGGCCTCGCGAGCCGCGCCGCCGGGCTGCGGGTGGGGCGCTCCCTGCGGGTCTTCGAGGCGCTCGCGCCCGCCGTGCTCGAACAGAAGGTGGTCGGCAGGGAGGCGTGGCGGGCCTGGCGCTTCCTGCTGCGCCGTTATGGCGAGCCGGCCCCGGGCCCGGCCCCCGAGGGCATGTACGTCATCCCGCCGCCGGAGGTGTGGCGGGAGATCCCGTCGTGGGACTGGCATCGGGCGGGCGCGGAGGCCGTACGGGCCAGGACGATCGTCAACGCGGCCCGGCACGCCGGGAAATTAGAGGGCACGACCACGGCGGCGTCATCGGAGGAGGCGGACCGCCTGCTGCGGGCGCTGCCGGGCATCGGCGTGTGGACCTCCGCAGAGGTGCGCCAGCGGGCCCACGGCGATCCCGACGCCCCGAGCGTGGGCGACTTCCACCTGCCGGGCATCGTCGGCTACGCGCTGACCGGGCAGAAGACCGACGACGACGGCATGCTCGACCTGCTGGAACCGTTCCGGGGACACCGCCACCGCGTGGTGAGGCTGATCGAGCTCAGCGGCGTCAGGCCGCCGGCCCGTGGCCCGCGCATGGCCGCGCGGGACTACCGGGCCTTCTGACGACGTGCGTTCACGTTCTGGTTGATCCCGCAGTCGTCGATCCCGTCCACGCACCTGCCGCTGAGGGTGTCGGTGAAGACGCTGACGCTCGTCACCTGCTGGAGGCCGGTGAACGCGATGGCGTTGTTGCCGGCGGCGGCGTTCACGTTGCGCCTGCCCCTGGAGATCTGCAGGGGGCCGCTGGCGATCGCGGGCGTGTTGGCCGTGTTGCGGCCGTCCGTGACCTGCTTGGCGTGGCCCTTGCCCTTGCCCGATCCGTGGCCGTGCCCCGCCTGCACAGCCCCGAACGCCGTGCCGGCGAGCGGCGCCGACAACCCGACGACGAACGCCACAACCAGACAAAACGCGCCATCCACCCTGATAACGGCCATCTATTCCCCGCCCGTTCATCGATCTCGCTCCAGCGCTCATACCCTCCGGCCGCAAACTCCCCGGCGCGGCTGCGCCATGACTTCTCCCGTGACTTCTCCCGTACGTGCGGCCGGGGGCTGAGTGCGCCGGACGGACCCACGCCTCATAGGGTGCGCGTATGACGGCGAAGCGACTCCCGAACGTCAGCTCCGACAGCGGCACCCGCCGGGCACTCGCGCGGGCCAGGGACGGCAAGGCCCTCGACCTCGCGGAGGCGGCGATCCTGCTGCGCGCCCGCGGCGACGACCTGGACGCCCTGCTCGCGCACGCCTCGCGGGTCAGGGACGCGGGGCTGGAGGCCGCCGGCCGGCCCGGTGTCATCACCTACAGCCGCAAGGTGTTCATCCCGCTGACCCGGCTGT
This region includes:
- a CDS encoding DNA-3-methyladenine glycosylase family protein, which produces MIPAASTGRRSERRWRPSAQLDVALTLSPHRRGGGDPAWRRTPDGAIWRTSRTPEGPGTLRVTASRGEVHAQAWGPGAGWLLETLPSLLGAEDDIEGFAALLARLTRAGDPRQARAAAFVAGLASRAAGLRVGRSLRVFEALAPAVLEQKVVGREAWRAWRFLLRRYGEPAPGPAPEGMYVIPPPEVWREIPSWDWHRAGAEAVRARTIVNAARHAGKLEGTTTAASSEEADRLLRALPGIGVWTSAEVRQRAHGDPDAPSVGDFHLPGIVGYALTGQKTDDDGMLDLLEPFRGHRHRVVRLIELSGVRPPARGPRMAARDYRAF